A genomic window from Nicotiana sylvestris chromosome 11, ASM39365v2, whole genome shotgun sequence includes:
- the LOC138881660 gene encoding uncharacterized protein, with amino-acid sequence MEQSLKNMQGLSGKKSISYADLCMFPHVHLPLGFKTPKFEKYDGHGDPLAHLKRYCNQLRGAGRKEELLMAYFGESLVGITSEWNSLSNLKKKSSESFREYAVKWREQAARVKPPMDETEMVSVFLQAQEADYYQNMMSAMGKTFVEAIKIGEMVENGLKKGRILSQSAIRATSQAIQGGSGGVANQKKKEETSMATSSARKLRSPRPLFSERTPQHYYPHQDVAYAPQPYTVMNAQPYVRPQQQFNQNIAPFPRKQPPHQAHYDPRPPQNNFHAREPPRKTYFTPIGESYSSLFLKLVQMDLLQPVPPNRQNPESPSYQHGTRCAYHSGAEGHDTDNCWTLKRAVEDLIEQKRIMLRDEDVPNVTNNPLPAHNNAPVIGMICEDMEFDPTLKAIIAIADVEKKPKAIVKQDKGEKRSKPPLRRQKRKWKLKLGQRPPKMSFSMSLEAARKQRCH; translated from the exons atggagcaaagTCTCAAAAATATGCAAGGTCTGAGTGGGAAAAAGAGCAtatcttacgctgacctgtgcatgttcccacaTGTACATCTACCcttgggtttcaagaccccgaagtttgagaaatatgatgggcatGGGGATCCCCttgcccacctcaaaaggtattgCAACCAACTGCGGGGAGCGGGCAGAAAAGAAGAGCTGCTCATGGCTTACTTTGGAGAAAGTTTGGTCGGTATTACttctgaatg gaattcattatcaaatctaaagaagaagtccTCGGAGAGCTTTCGAGAGTATGCTGTAAAATGGCgcgagcaagcggccagagtcaaacctccaatggacgaaacagagatggtcagtgtcttccttcaagcccaagaggctgattactatcaaaacatgatgtctgcgatGGGTAAGACGTTCGTCGAAGCCAttaaaatcggtgaaatggttgaaaatgggttgaaaaaaGGACGAATCTTGAGTCAATCTGCTATAAGGGccacctcccaagcaatccaaggcggATCGGGAGGAGTAGCAAatcaaaagaagaaggaagaaacatCAATGGCAACTTCAAGTGCAAGAAAACTCCGTTCACCCAGACCTCTTTTCTccgaaagaaccccacaacattactatccccACCAAGATGTGGCTTATGCCCCTCAGCCATACACAGTGATGAATGCCCAACCCTACGtcaggccacaacaacaatttaaCCAGAACATAGCTCCATTTCCCAGAAAACAACCACCTCACCAAGCTCACTATgatccccgacctccacaaaacAACTTCCATGCTCGGGAGCCGCCAAGGAAAACATacttcacacccattggtgagtCCTATTCTAGCCTATTCCTAAAATTGGTCCAAATGGATTTGTTGCAACCCGTACCCCCGAATAGAcaaaacccagagtcaccctcttaccaacatggcacccgatgtgcctatcattcaggggcagaagggcatgatacAGATAATTGTTGGACCTTGAAGAGGGCCGTGGAAGATTTGATAGAACAAAAGAGAATAATGCTAAGGGACGAAGACGTTCCTAATGTAACCAACAATCCACTACCAGCTCACAACAACGCGCCggttattgggatgatttgtgaagacatgGAGTTTGATCCAACTCTAAAAGCCATCATTGCCATAGCCGATGTGGAAAAGAAGCCAAAAGCTATCGTGAAACAAGATAAGGGGGAGAAAAGATCAAAACCACCCCTcagaagacagaaaagaaagtggaagttgaaactggggcaacgCCCTCCAAAGATGTCATTCTCTATGTCCCTCGAGGCCGCAAGAAAGCAAAGATGTCATTGA